In the Melanotaenia boesemani isolate fMelBoe1 chromosome 14, fMelBoe1.pri, whole genome shotgun sequence genome, AAAATCCCACCGTGATGAGGGCAGCGCCCGGGTGTTTGGTCTGGTGGTGACACAGCACGTCACGTAGGTCCGATAGCGCTGTGTCAGTGTCTGCGGGTGGTGAAATGTATATGGCCGTCACGATGATGGCTGTAAATTCCCGCGGGAGCTAGAAGGGTCGGCAGAAAATGGAGAGATGGTCCAAATCTGCCGAGCACGAACCGTAGAGTTTTGGTTCCAATCAGGATGCTCCTCAGTCACTTTAAAACTCTCTTTACAACAATCTCTTTACGAGTCGGGTTCATTAACAGAGAAGAATGTTTTGCCAACTGACTGACCCAGCTCACCTGCACCAGGTGACCCAAACTGAGGTTCTTTGTGGATGAGTGtggtttttaatttcatttaatttttcatttatttttatttactttataaaacaacatatttacatttataacaTATTTTCTAGTTGTGTGCAGAGCATCACTGCTAACTTCATCTGTTGTCcctaggcctgtcacgataacaaatttagctgtacgataaattttctcagaaattatcgcgataaacgataatattgcgcaaagcgctaatgtgtcattttgagaccattctcaactaatataataataataatgcaagtacacattttcaaagatcaataaactaaataaataaaagcgcctttttcacataagccgggacgccggcccaaaagtaatgcagcccactgggaatcctcccaaacctctcgattagccggcattgctcttaatgtgtattttgtcaaatacgctagtgTTAACCATTCCCGCTTCTTATCCGCCGATAGTAGTCGGAGGACACGGGGGAGATCCGTCCTCTCCAGGGCCGAAGTGGAGTTGGCTTCGGGGTTAACTCCCAATTACTCTCTTCTCTCGCCGCTCACGGCGTggagcaccataaaaaaaaggaaacagcggttgtgctgagaaacggctttattataacgcaccgttattgtttttcctgactgttctgcctaaccgctccgtctcttctcttcacaccttttcttcttctgctactcTCGTTCCTCAtaagctcttcttctcctccctctgcgctcacgctcactctcacgcgcactgagctgctggatcgcacacacaaagttagacacatcgcacaacactagtatataggctgactctatttgcgtaatgtgcctgcggattacaggggttattacggtagaccaggaagtgggggctttgtactgacgtcgtaagctagctgtgtgtgttctgcttacatgtggggagcagcgaaatgataaaagaggaggtgcttgcatctattatttctccattcgacttatttacatatttcagcatgagaatcggaggtttagcgcgagagcgtgagaagccacttaaatgcgcaagtctcacggccattgcgtgttggcagccctgcaaaacaaatgcggcttaccggctcgtgctgcaacatgctgcagtcaagtatgacaccagagagatcactccgcaacaaaccagagcgttgagtcgaaatacgccatagtgaaacctattgtcatacacagtttatggtaaaggggggactaataaaaattatcgcggccggcaaacttatcgtgctcttattttcttatcgttcaattaattgacttattgcttatcgcgacaggcctagttGTCCCTTGGCAGGCCACAGACAAAACTCAATGATGCATAACATCATAGAATACCATAATAGTAACATAATAATGACATAAGAAGAAgacacaaaatagaaaaatagaagaGGTTGGGGtgtagcaggtgtgtgtgtacctAGAGCAGGATATCCCAGGTAGAAGCGATCTGCTCCGAGCCAGCCCAGAAACAGAGACAACGCCACAGCTACTTTGTAGGAATAGCCACTCCTGGGAGGAGAGACGGACACGTTACACTCAGTAAAACACGGACAACGTTGAACATTCATTCTGTGTGTATGATGAGCACTCACACATTCCTGCAGGGGACGGTCCTGTTGAACCCGACCTCGTCCCCACTGAACCGGAACTCGGTCCCGTTGGGAAGCCGACAAGTGATGTTCGGAGCTGGAAGACACTccactgcaaacacacagaattATTAGGTGGTATAACCAGACCTGACCAGAACCTGGCCTGATCAGAACCACTGAAGCTCCTCTGGaccttctgtcttttttccatctgtgaTTCTGTTGGACTCACCCCAGGCCGTGGTGTCCCTGCAGGTCTCCGGCTCCTGGGTGGCCTCGTCTATCTTAGGATCGTTGCACCGATACGTGGCGGAGTGAAGGAGTGTAAACTAGAGACGGGATTTAAGGCACTTTGAAGGGAACCGGATCTTGTAGAGGCTCCTTCTCAGTGATGCTGCTGGGTACGTGTCCCAGATTAAAATCTGACAGGACGCAGCAAACTCAGCATCATTTCTCCCATGAAAACACTGTGTTTAAAATCCCTGTAACTAGCAAAAGAACCTTCAGCATTTCCCCGACAGTGACTCAGCCGTGGCGGGCTGCGAGGCTGCGAGCATGACAACAGAACGTGCGCACGGTAAACACCGGGAACATGTACGTGATACGAGTGCGTGAACTAGTACCTGCGAGTGAAAACACATGGAGAGGACACCTTTCTGCACTGCGAAGGAATAACACCAGCAGAGAATCAGCCTGGTGAGACCCGTCAATCCACTGTGGACACGTGGACCAATGTCCTCGTGGCGGAGACAGAGCGCACTCAGTTCTGTCCCCGACTAAACGGTCCTCGCTCAGCTCTGGAGTTTACAGACTCTGGAGGCGGAGACTATGGTAGATGTGTCTTACCTCTGATGGGTCGGTTTCTGGCCGACAACAGTCAGAATAAACTTCTCCCAAGTGTCAACACAAGGCTAAGGGTTTTCCAGATGTGGAGATTCCACAGAATACTTGGGaacctggaccacattagaccagatCCCGATAAAAACTACATCTTCAAACCAGAACTGAGAGTTTGACAGGCAGGAGGAGCCCAGGGGTTAGGTGGAGACCAGCGGGGAACAGGTGACGTAGAGGAAGtgggtggaggagcaggggagATCAGTGGAGTAAGAGGAGGGTTGGGTAGAGGAAGAGACAGTGAAATAAAAGCCAACAGCCAGAATGGAAACTGTGACAAACTGAACTTAACAGATGATCATGGTGGTTTGGTATGGGTTAAAGGAACTGAGTAGTTACCGGGGAACAGACATCTGCAGGATCCGTCTGATGGTCCGGGGTCGGTCTGATGGTCCAGGGTTGGGTTGGATGTTTAGAGGCTGACAGCAGGTCTTCCAGCGTCTCTGACGGTTCTTTCCAGGTTTTTGGTCGTCAGCCTGGACTGCGGTTCATGGTCTTGCTGTTGCTGGTTTCAGTCTTCGTTTACCTGCCAACCCCGTTAGCCCTGTTAGTTCTGTTAGCCCCGCTAGCTCTGTTAGATCCATTAGCCCTGTTAGCTCCGTTAGCCCTGTTAGCTCCGTTAGCCCTGTTAGCCCCGTTAGCTCCGTTAGCCCCGTTAGCTCCTTTAGCCCCGTTAGCTCAGTTAGCCCCGTTAGCTCCGTTAGCCCCGTTAGCCCCATTAGCTCGGTTAGCCCTGTTAGCTCTGTTAGCTCCGTTAGCATCTGTGATCAATAACTCAGAGGAGAAGTGTGGAGAACATGAACGTGGGTCTTTGGGAAGTTGTGCTCTGTCCACGGACTTCATCCCCTTCGGCTTTCCTCTCCTTATCGCTCGGAAAACAGCGAAGCCTGACGTTGCTGAAACCAGGAGCAGCTCAGTGCAgcattgttccttttttttttttcttcttttttcagacTTGGAATTGTTAATTGGAACCATATCATCCACCATAAAAGAGTTTAAGGCTACAGTTCAAGAAGagaagaaatggaagaaaagcCTGTTTTTTAAGCTGAGGACCCGCTCAGATCGCCACCGGTGGGTCCGGTGTTGTGCTGAAAAAAGCACCCCTGGCATAAAAAGCACCACCTCTCAAGGAACCTTGCCAAAAGCCTGAACtaaccttatatatatatattacagaaaaacaatcaTGCTTAAATGGTCTGTATATGGTCACACAGAAATAGTAGGACCAGTTGACTCTAAATCACTTGCAGCCCCCAAACAGTTATTGCTAAACATGGTCTGAGCATGCTCTGAAAAGACCAAAGTGCTGAGAGTAACGGGGACAGATTTACTGGGGGTGCATATTCTGGTAGTGCAGTCTGCCAGAATATGCACCAGAACCGAACCATCGCTGCGAGACATTGAAACGTGTTCGGCTCTGATTCGGCTCCACGATCCGGATCAGATCTGTTCCCTTCACATCAAAATAACGCCCAGCCAAGCTAAGCTAACTAAGCTAACCTTCGCCGCTGTGCAGGTGAGCTGAGCTCGTCCACATAGATGAAAGGATATTGTCCGAGTCTCAGGTGCTCGCAGCTGTCCACTTCCTCCGCCAGCACGAGCCTCAGGTGAGAGTAAACGCAGTAAAACAGCAGACACCACATCCCTGACCGTAAACACAACAACCGTCTCCGGGAGGACGCCATGACTGTCTACGTCACGTGACCCAGTGATGCCTTCAGAACGCTGAGAACGGTGGGAAACTAGAACTTTAAGGAAGAGGAGTCAAACGCCTGCCGGAAAGTCGCCGCACTCACTTGTTTACGTCATCGAACACCTTTTACAGAAAAGTTCCAGGAGTTGGGTCACAGGTTTCCCATAGAAAATGGAAACCTTGAAGTGGATACAGGTACCTTTCACCCTCTTTCATAAAACTTTATTagattttacaaataattaaaaaaaaatgttaccagTGTGAAAcgaataaaacaggaaatatcaagtttggaataaaaacacatgcCATGTGTCCTTCTTTTGCTCTGattggtgttattaaccaggaggtaaTCTTGATTTCTTAAGTTTGAATTTTTAAAGCGCACGTTCAGCAGGTGGACCTGGTAGCCGTAGCCATGGTTGAGGGACTGGATCGGCCTGCTGGCCAAAGACCAGAATGAGATCCGTCTTCACTGCGACTCGTTctggaatgaatgaaatggataAAGACAGCTTAACTTCCCCCTGAGGAACGTCCGGATCTATGATATTTGTAAATAGCTAAATGTTAGTAAAAATCTCACAGGAACAtgactgtagttttatttttgtattttaatgaacagaacAGCAGAAAGCAACAGAAATGCTGATTTTGTTGGAAAATGTTGCTTCCAGACGTTCCTAGAAGTGTCCTGAGTGTTCGTAGGTTCCCGCTACGAACACACCAACATGCCAACGTTCTGACGAGGGTTAGTTTTCCTAAAATCTTCATATGGTTTAAGAATGATTTATCGATAAGAACAGGTGGTGAATGAGGGCCcgtgtttctcagtccaggtcttcaggacccactgccccgCAGGTTTTACAGGTAACTAACACACCTGTCTGTAACAGGCTGCAGAGATGGATGAGGAAGTTCATGAATCTGGAACAGGTGGTGGTGAAGTAGGTGGGAACAAGTCTAAGACCTGCAGGGCGGCGGGTCCTGAGGATCTGGATTAAGAAACACTGGCCTAGGGGCCATAAAGCTGCGATTTGGTCCTGTTCCCATCGACCACTTCAGCATCGTTCTTCAAAACGTGGAACTGGCCATGGTATTTCCGACTGTGCGTGAAGGCAGCATTAAAGCGACTCTCGTGCCGAACTGGATCCAGTCAGTGAGTTCTGCGCCGCTTCGGAACCGGGTTTATGGTGTGTGTTGGGTGGGTCACGGACGGCTCTGTCCTCTGTTTGTCCGTCGACGTGAAACCGAACCGGGCCACGAGCGGCTGGCCCGCGTTTCCAGCCGCGCGTGCCGCTGTGTTAGCTAGCGGAGCGCGGGGCTGGATTGGAAGTTTCTGGAAGTTTCTGGGAGTGTTGGGAAGTTTCTGCCAGTGAAGGTTAGATGTTTTCTCGGTGAAACTGTCGGTAAGGATTTAAGCAGAATGTTTTCATCGCGCGCGCATGTGTGTTTTAGCGGGTTTCGGTGTGTTTAGGGACGTTTTCCACCTGTTTGAAGCACCTGCGGAATCTCACCTGGTCACGTCTCAATGTCACATTTCTTAACTTTAGGGCACAAAGTGGTCACGCggaatttaattattaaatgaattCTATTGTTATTTCCACCCCTCCCCTTCGAGCTCTGTCACTTCCTGGTTTCTCAGGTGAGCGCGCGCACAGGTGAGTTGACTCCACAGATTTGGACTGGGGTTTTTGGGTCGCGGTGTGTGATGATGTAGTTTGTtacggttctggttctgctcgGTTCTGACCGACACTTGCGAGCAGCGTTCACGAGCCTCCAATCTGTTACACCGGCGCACAGACAGCGGGCGCGTGCACACGTGCAGGTGGAGTAAATAATCTACAGCAGGGGTGTGGAAGGGCCAAAAATGACTCGGGGTGGATCTAAAAATTCATGTTGTAGtttatgaaattaaatatgttaaacTTAACTGTCCAAAATCAAACCTCCTAATGTGGAAAATGAACAACGatataactattattattattatttattattattatttattattatttattatttattcttattcttattattatttattattatttatttattattattattatttattattattatttattattattatttattattatttattatttattattatttattatttattcttattcttattattatttattattatttatttattattattattatttattattatttattattattattattatttattattatttatttattattatttatttattattattattatttatttattattattattatttattattattatttattatttattattatttatttattattattattattattattattatttattattatttattatttatcatttattattatttattattattattatttattattattattattatttattattatttatttattatttattattattattatttattattatttatttattatgtattattattattattagtattatttattattatttatttattattattattattattatttattattatttatttattattattattatttattattatttatttattatttattattattattatttattattattattatttattattattatttattattatttattatttattatttattattatttattatttattcttattcttattattatttattattatttatttattattattatttattattatttattattattattattatttattattatttatttattattattatttattattatttatttattattattattatttatttattattattattatttattattattatttattatttattattatttatttattattattattattatttattattactattattattattattatttattattattatttattattatttatttattatttattattattattatttattattattattatttattattatttatttattatgtattattattattattagtattatttattattatttatttattattattattattattatttattattatttatttattattattatttattattatttatttattatttattattattattatttattattattattattattatttattattatttatttattatgtattattattattattattagtattatttattattatttatttattattattatttattatttattattatttatttattattatttattattattattattattatttttattatttattattattattattattatttaaaattattattattattattattatttatttattattatttattattatttattattgttttcacAGTTTCTAAACATCCAGATAGGCCTTCAAAAAACATTTGGTAAAACATATTCATAGATCCACGAGACCAAAAATATTTCCACTGCCTTGAATAATTCTTTTAACATCACCAGCAGTAATAAGATTGACTACCGGCTTCAGATTGTTCCCTGTATTAATTTAAGTAGAAAAACGAGCCATGCTGAGCGTAACATGCTTGATAAACGTTTTATGCGTAGGGCAGTGTGACTGAAGAAGATGTAGAACAAAACGGTTTCATAAAAGACATTTGGAGTAATAATAAGAAGTAGGAAGTTATTGTTTGATACAAAATGCTGCATCCATCACTGTTTCTGGAATACTCAGACAATTAAGAGCATGTTTATGCAGAAGTTCTGTCAGTGGGAGACATGGAGCCTGTCCTTGGTTTGTAAAAGTCTCTCAACATCAGGCTCCAGCTGACCTAAAGACAAAGTCATGCACGTGAGAGTCAGGCTGAAAGCTCACAGACGTATGTGCTTCCAAAGAGGGAGAGCATCACCTGTGCATGTTTGCAGATGTTGGCATACCTGTGTGCAGGAACACGTCTGTAAAAGTCCTGCAAGGAAAGCTCTCTGAACCTGCTGTGAAGGTCTGAATCAGACTGAAGCTCCTCGCTGAGCATCCACGTGTACAGAGAAGGAGCAAACAGCTCGAATGTGTTTGAATTTTCTTGAAAATCTTTGAGGCGATTATCAGACTCCACCACCAGATCACTAAGAATGTTgaggtattttttatttatttcctccatCAAGCCAACTTCTTTGAGGCTTGAAAAGtagagacataaaaaaaactgtttaagaTGCAGGCGTTTGTGGTGTTGTGTTTAATGAAGCAATTTAATAACTGTCACACAAAATCTGAATTTGTAGGTCTCACAGATAACGTGGTTAGGATGAAATATGAgtaattaattgttttgtgttggTTAGAATAACTAAACTCACCAGTTGAGAGATGTCTGCTGAGCAACAGGAGTTTTTGCTTGAAGGCTCTGATGTGATCGTACATCTGGTTGATGATCTGGTCTTTCCCTTGAAGCTCAGTAATGTCCACGAGAAAAGCCAAGTCGGAAATCCCGTGTTTGTCTGAAGGCTCTTGGATGTTATTTGTCCTTGTTGCCTGAATCTCCTCGCGCAGTTCGAAGAAACGTCGTAAAACTTTCCCCCTGCTTCACCATCCAGACCTCCTGGTGGTACAACACGTCTCCATACTGTCATCCATCTCATGCAGGAGAGCTCGGAGCTGACGATGTGAGAGCGCCTTTGATTGAATCTTATTGACGACGGCATCACATCTTGCAGCACATTTTTCAAGCCAATGGATTTAAGCGCACAGTTGGTCCGGGTGTAAAATACAATGATATTTTAAAACCTCACGGACTTGGTGCAGTGAGGCCGGTTCTTTACTGCCGGGGCTCCGTCAGTAGTGATGCCACTGAGGTTTTCCCACTTCAAGCTATTTTTGTCCATAACTCTGTCCTGCCATAAAAATATCCCTTTTGTTGTCCCTTTCAGAGTCCCAAGGCCTAGTTCCTAGGCTAGTAGTTCTCATTAACGCCTCCAATAAAGACCAGGAGTTGGGCCGAGTCGGTTGTGTTCGTGCTTTCATCACAAGCGATGGAGAAAGCAGAAAAGCGACCAGCTCTCTGGACAGTTTGGGTCCTGACATCTTCAGCCGTCCTCAACATGGCGGCCAGACTGTCCCATGACAAGCTTATTTAGGACAAAGCCCACGTTTGATTTGGACACACGGTCTCAGCTGCAACTGTCAGACACTGTTTCACCGCAAAAGGCCGTCCACTCCTCACGATGATGGAGCTAATCCGATAACTTGCCCGTGTGGCGCTTTGTCGTACAGCTGGAACGTCGTTGGGAGGTCAGCTTTGACAGCGAGTCTTCACCTTTCGCTCCTCTCCTGCGTACTTTGACAGTTGATGAAAATGCTGCGTTTCGTAGCGTCGACAAAGATTTTACTCTTTTAAAACAGCGATTTTCTGCTTGCATTAggctttaaaatgtat is a window encoding:
- the tm2d1 gene encoding TM2 domain-containing protein 1, coding for MASSRRRLLCLRSGMWCLLFYCVYSHLRLVLAEEVDSCEHLRLGQYRCNDPKIDEATQEPETCRDTTAWVECLPAPNITCRLPNGTEFRFSGDEVGFNRTVPCRNVSGYSYKVAVALSLFLGWLGADRFYLGYPALGLLKFCTVGFCGIGTLIDFILIAMQIVGPADGSNYIVDYYGARLTRLSITNQTYRKPHLSL